From the Neoarius graeffei isolate fNeoGra1 chromosome 1, fNeoGra1.pri, whole genome shotgun sequence genome, one window contains:
- the LOC132884259 gene encoding carbamoyl-phosphate synthase [ammonia], mitochondrial-like — MTEDLKEENLKTVLMNPTSPSVQTNNVGTMQADTVYFLAITPQFVTEVVKAESPDAILLSIGGQMALNCGVVLFQIGVLQQYGVKVLGTPVESIIATENRQLFADKLKETDERLAPSVAVESHTIFPVTRF; from the exons ATGACTGAGGACCTGAAG GAGGAGAACCTGAAGACGGTGCTGATGAACCCGACCAGCCCCTCGGTGCAGACTAACAATGTGGGAACCATGCAGGCAGACACAGTCTACTTCTTGGCCATAACACCCCAATTTGTGACGGAGGTGGTCAAAGCCGAGAGTCCGGATGCCATCCTGCTCTCCATCGGCGGACAAATGGCACTCAACTGTG GAGTGGTGCTGTTTCAGATTGGCGTACTGCAGCAGTATGGTGTGAAGGTTTTGGGCACACCTGTAGAGTCCATCATCGCCACAGAGAACAGACAGCTGTTTGCTGACAAGCTGAAGGAGACCGATGAGAGGCTCGCCCCCAGTGTGGCTGTGGAGTCG CACACGATATTCCCAGTCACCCGCTTTTAA
- the LOC132884249 gene encoding uncharacterized protein LOC132884249, whose product MGAEQNKLASSPSNAVKRKAFSSQSGGALECLISKSFICSTAEFRHPRATLRFLLLHHWIDSHDTPGLIPAPARELTPASPAMNFLFEDLLLQMEALPPREWSGLTEPCDGRMFPASEERHEEDQDPTPHQEEEEDDDDGFEAFLRALPPLETLSPLGSPSPLSALPPLGTPSPLRALPPLETLSPLGNPSPLRALSPSLNPSHLRCPPPLWNPPPLWNPPPCSTSISLSNPPSCDTPAPFWNPPSCSDPIPLSILTPLWNPPPCSAPIPVSNPPSCDTLAPLRNPPPCSISTPLTNPTPVSILPPCSILTPLRNLTPFWNPTPIWIPAPLMTLFPSGNPTMVPVGFLPVDCVPVPHQGKRRRDEEEENKKAPPRRRQRCSS is encoded by the exons ATGGGGGCGGAGCAAAACAAACTCGCTTCCTCACCAAGCAACGCGGTGAAACGAAAAGCCTTCAGCAGCCAATCAGGTGGCGCTTTGGAATGTTTAATTTCAAAATCCTTCATTTGTTCAACGGCTGAGTTTCGGCATCCACGAGCGACTCTGCGATTCCTCCTGCTGCACCACTGGATTGATTCCCACGACACACCTGGATTGATTCCAGCACCAGCTCGAGAATTAACTCCTGCATCGCCAGCGATGAACTTCTTGTTCGAAGACCTGCTGCTGCAGATGGAGGCGCTGCCACCGCGCGAATGGAGCGGACTGACCGAGCCCTGCGACG GAAGGATGTTTCCTGCCAGCGAGGAGAGACATGAAGAGGATCAAGATCCCACACCTCAtcaggaagaagaggaggatgatgatgatgggttTGAGGCATTTTTGAGGGCCCTGCCCCCTTTAGAGACCCTGTCCCCTTTAG GAAGCCCATCTCCTTTGAGCGCCCTGCCCCCTTTAGGTACCCCATCTCCTTTGAGGGCCCTGCCCCCTTTAGAGACCCTGTCCCCTTTAGGGAACCCCTCTCCTTTGAGGGCCCTGTCTCCTTCCTTGAACCCCTCTCATTTGAGATGCCCACCCCCTTTATGGAACCCACCCCCTTTATGGAACCCACCCCCCTGCTCTACCTCCATCTCTCTTAGCAACCCACCCTCCTGTGATACCCCGGCCCCTTTCTGGAACCCACCCTCCTGCTCTGACCCCATCCCTCTTAGCATCCTGACCCCTCTGTGGAACCCACCCCCCTGCTCTGCCCCCATCCCTGTTAGCAACCCGCCCTCCTGCGATACCCTGGCCCCTTTGAGGAACCCGCCCCCCTGCAGTATTTCAACCCCTTTGACGAACCCCACACCTGTTAGTATCCTGCCCCCCTGCAGTATCTTGACCCCTTTGAGGAACCTGACACCCTTCTGGAACCCAACTCCCATCTGGATCCCAGCCCCTTTGATGACCCTGTTTCCTTCAGGGAACCCCACTATGGTCCCCGTAGGGTTTCTCCCCGTAGACTGTGTTCCTGTCCCTCACCAGGGGAAAAGGAGGAGGGATGAAGAAGAGGAAAACAAAAAAGCTCCTCCTCGTAGAAGGCAGCGTTGCTCATCTTGA